The Sabethes cyaneus chromosome 3, idSabCyanKW18_F2, whole genome shotgun sequence DNA window tttgaatcaaaaccgaacagcagttttttagtgtttttaatgtaaattagcatttcatcctcatttttaaaattttaacacgaaaataattaaattgtcatgctattaaaccatttatggaagtagaataaagatgttttcgaacatccCATATATAAccttcaaattttgctcggctaagACGGTACTGACAAATGAATCTCaactgagtcaaagtgatcgaccCATCCCTGGGCCAATGTTTCCGCTAAATAGTAGGTGTTTGATAGTAGGTGAGCTGGAACAAAACAAATAGTTTATAGTGAAATATTTGAGTTAAATAGTAAAAGATGCCAACAACGCCAAGTAAATCTGCCGTCTGTCCAAAAGGTCCAAAGCCACAGTTGCAAGATAAAGCAGCCGAGAAACACGCTGCACCGCACCTCCATAGCTCAGCACAGAcaccccagcttgggtaaagaggaacgttatacaaacttaataagcgttgcttcaatgactgtcgcttacctaattttccgctctttccctatTGCGCATTGTCTCTATTGAGATAGtttcaacatctttgtttccttacattcttctaccgttccctttGTTTATTGGAAAAACTACCGTTACAAAAAATAGACCAGAATTGTGCCCCAAGTTAGTACCTACAATTACCAAACTGTTGGTGTCTGAGAAGTGGATTCTAATCCGGCAGCAattttaaaatatgaatttttatGTCTATTGTTATGTTGGCTACAGAAATTATTACTAATGGAACTCAATTTTTAGATTACACACAATTTTCATCCGTTGCCGGTGAAACATGTATAGCTGAAGAGTCTGACGAcgaagaagaagaggaagaagaggAATGGAATTACATCGAAGGCGATAAAAAACctatggaacattcggaagatTCTGCAAAAGAGAAAACGGACGATACGAATCAAAACTGTGCACAATTAATAAATGAAGAAGCGTCAGCAGAAGAAATCATTGAACAATCCACGCCAGAAGCAGATTCTACAGTCGACATATTAACTTCTATGAACGAAGAAATTCTCTTGTCTGTGGAAAAACAAAGCGAAACAAAATATAGCGAAAACCAGGAAACTTTGGAAAGCTCACAGGATTTACTAACGCAGGTACTAAAATCAAATAAGGGTGATAAGGGTAATATGGGTCGCCTAAACAAAACGCGACATAAAGCAAATTTTCCAAATTATAATAACTGCCATAAACTTACAATTTGATATGTCTTTGataaattaacattttgttgTCTAACGTTATATAATTCGatagatatttttaaaatattaatcGAAAACTAAGAAAACTCGAGAGAAATTTGAAGATAACTTGAATATTTGTTAAAagtataataaaaatttaaaaccgtTCGATTTTGACACTTGGCTTTTGATTTTGGCTGCATACATTTTTAAGCCTTCTTGCAAAAATGAACTGAGGCTGTATTTGAATAAATAGATTAAGCTTCAATACGTAAATTGTCGCAGCCCGACATCAACATCGCGATGAATGGCTGTTCCGCTGACCTCGTTTCAGGAAATCGCCGAAAATCCGCTAGATTAGTTGCAATCAACCTTTTACCGATGCCACTCCGATAAGTTAGCTGCAATCAACCTTTTTCTGAAGCAACACTGTTAGGTTAACTGCGATCAACCTTTTTCTGATGCAACACCGCTAATTAGCTGCAAACAACCTTTTTCTTGTGCAACTGCGCTAGGTTAGTTGCAATCAACCGCTTTCCAAATTATAACTTGTCGAGGCCTCTCGCTCGTTAGCTCTCCCGATCTGCTCTATCCAAAGCTCGCAAATTGAATGATTGTTGCTCAAGGCTTTCGTCGCTTTTATAGCTACGCACAACGAGAGCAAACATTGGCAAATAATTGAATACACTAAGGCTTGAATGGTACAAAGATTATTATATAATGTTTATTCATATATTTATTCCACTATAAAAATATGATTACATGTTAACGTAAAAAGAAGCATTTAGAATTAAAACGAAATTATAAACATTGCCGGTTTAACCTGCTAAATTCAAATCAAATGTTAAAACTGAAATGTTACTTCGACTAAAAATAATTTAGGGAATGGGtggggaaaataaaaaatattacgtTATTCCTTTAAACTAATTGTACATAATGTCGTTGCAGGATTCCGGTGAGCTAATTGATATTGGACCAGTGATAGATCCAGAACTAGTAAAAAAATTCGATCACGAGAAACAAGATTGTAGAGACGAACACCGCAATTCACCTCCAAACTGTGTAGCAGAACCATCATTAGTTAGTTTTGAAGAAACGGAGGTATATGCAACAGAACAAGAGCCTCATACATTAGTGACCGAATTAGAACCAACAGACAACAATAAAATCAAACGACCCGACAATCTAGCAATGGAAATGGCTTCGAAATTAAATCCAGAAGCAAAAGAATTTGTCCCAGTTTGTTCGCCATCTCGATCAGATCCCGCTAGTCCCATTAGTAACGTACCACCTGTACTACAAAACCCATATTTGATGCTTTCAAATGATGAAGTCATTGCACAGAGCCCTAAAAAAGATATTAACGTCATGGATAACATTGATGTTCCCGCAGAGGACGATTTCCAACAAGAGATGAACAATCGACCTCATGAATTTGAAAACACAACTGAATACACTAATGGTAATGATGAAGCGTTTCGCTCGCACTCACCTGCTAGCGATCCTTCTTATCAAGAAATAAATCTCAAAGAGGCAATGCAATGTGACGAAAAGCTTGACGGTGAATATAGCGATGAAAAGCAAGTATTGACCGAAGAAATTGTTTCAGAGATACCAATCGAAAGAAATCTTTTTACTTCGTTCTCGAAAGAATCTGATGCAATGAATACATCCTTTTATGAAGGACGAGATAAACCGATGCTTACGAGTTCAGACGAATTAAACAAGGTACATTTACTACCAGATGATGATCCCTTAGATCAGTGTAATGTGGATGAAACAAAAATCTGTTTGTTGGAAAATGAAGTAAACATGAAAGCACAAAACTTTTCGAGCAACGAAAATAAGGCGAATGAAAGTGAAAAAGTAGATGCTCCAACTATTCTTGCAGTTGCTTCACAGGTCGTTAGTGATGTCACAGCTCTGGTCGATCAAATGCAAATTGATACACTGACTAATAGGCTTGATTCTGATTTACAAACAATTACGTTACTGGATTCTTCAAATGAAGTGCAGCCAACTGATAACTCAGGCAATCTTTCAATAGAAATCAGAGAAGACGATGACGGCGATACATTAGTAAATATTGATAATCAGCGCGACGCAAAGCAGCTTGAACATATTTCAGAAACCATTGTTGATATTGAAACTGTTCTTCCAACACCTGTTGAAATCGATTTGATTTCACCAACATCTAAATCTGAAGAATTTGTTATACTAGAGGTGGAATCGAATAAACAAATTGATACTAAACAGGAGACTATCGATACAAGCTTACCGCTAGTAAGGACGCCTGTATTACCGGAAGTCGAACAACTTGCAGTGCAAGATTATGCTTCTAGTAATATCTTAGAAAATCCAGTTGTGGAAGATATTATCGAATCGGAAACCTGTAAAACATCTTTTACCGAAAAAGTAGATCTGAAAAACACAGTCCTTGGTACCGCAATAGCAGATGAAGTAACCAATTCTTTATCTGTTGGTGATTTACCTGTGTCCGAGATAAACACAGATCCTAATCAATTGAAATTAGCTGTTAATGGAAATTCCAACGAAACAACCGTTcctgtgaaaacagcaaaatcgGTATCTACAACAAAAACTATGGTTGCGAAACCTAGTACAAAGGTTCCACCACCGCACAACGCTGATAAAAAAGGAACAACAGTTTCTAGCAAGCCCAATGCGGAACCAAACAAGTTAGTATCTACAGCGAAAAAAACAGTTAGAAAAACAACTGTTGCCACTGCACAGACTACCACTACTAGTGGCACCAAACAACCTCATACTGCGTATAAATCATCGACTGCTGCAGTGACACGCTctaatattacaaataaaccagTTACTGAGAAGAAGACATCCGGTGTCATGAAAAAGCCTGCTACAGCTACAGTTGCCAATAATGACGATCCAAAATCGACGGTCTCAACTAAGAAAGTCCCAGCTACTACTCTGAAGTCAGTGTCAACGAAAAGCACATCAACAAGTGGTATCATCAATACTAGGCCGTCGAGCACCGCTACTAAAACTGTTGCCCCAACAAAATCGGTGGCATCTACTACAGTAAGGTAAGAAAGCTTTCATTTTTCGGCAGTAATCCTTGAAACTTTTACCTATCATTGGTTTTCCGTTTTGTCAAAGAAGTTGAACGCTGAGGTCTCATTCTTTAATTGTTTTTTTAATGTTTGCTTAACCTGAACTATTGGTGATTCAGGAACCGCTGCataagcagggatggttcgatcactttctCTCAACTTTGCCTTTGCCTCAGCCGAGTAAAAGCAGGGTCTCAAGCAAGTGAGTGAGTGTAACTAAAAGCTTAGTATATCTTCAATAAAGCAAGATGCATGTATAGTAATTCGCATACATTCAgctccatttaccgctcatttcattaaaaactattgttaaacaataattttgtatggtgaatgaccctttgggttaaaaccactcaaaaaaattaaaaaaaaaattttttgtatgtttaatgatacgaatttccactatattcataaaagctcatttccaaaataaataatctttatagtgaggagcgaaaaatgccattttgatCGCGTTTTTATTAAGGCCAAGTCCAAATGACTAAATGAATTATTAGCTGTAGCGAACTTGTTGCTTtggttatttagaaactattcttCTACATGACACGAAATATGTCAACAGCATTTATATTAGCGTTCTATTCTGCTATAAATGCCAAACCCAAAACAAGGGTCAAGAcgcgggttttatttatttggcaaCAGTAAAAAATATAAGCGGTAAATGACACCGATATGGGCGGTGAATGGATCATCATATTTCAAGTGAGCGGTAAAAGGGGTCATgagattgcattactttttttaaaaaaaagtcactattatgaaatatttagaaacaaagtaaatttttcttgtaAGCACAATTGTTTTCTGTATCTTATGACTTAAATTAGGTTTCGATGGACCTCAATTTAGATTTGCTATGAACAAACTAAGCtagaatcgtttttaaatgagcggtagatggctcccagttggcttcgaagtatgacgctggcctaataagccagtcgtcgtaggttcgaatctcgactgggagaggctgttagagtcaataggatcgtagcaactggccctgcaaatGTCCTGCActccaacagctggctgcgaagtctgtcgtatataaacagaaggccaagtttcgataacggaatgtagcacctaggctttgctttgctttgctttgcttagatGGTGACCATACGGTAATGTAATCTCAATTACAATTTAATAGCAATTAgcgaataaatttaactgatttgCAATTAGGCTGATTTTAATTAGAATCATCTACAGTaagatttcaaatttggcaacaaatgcgtgtcatctatgttgccaaaatcgagacccttttttgatatgaaaaaattgactaaatgtgTTCGAAATCGACTAAATAGTATTAATTAACGATTGTAGCCATTTTATGTTAAAAAAGTCCACCAAGAGCTATCCATCCGCTGCAAATAAGATTTTAGCAACCTGCGGTAAGGCGTAGTCCTACTTAGTTACTTACttagcctgttgaacaaagtttctccatgtaactcggttgagggctaccgctctccaattcctccgacaccgagtactctccgccaaatctcgctccacctggtctaaccatcttgctcgctgcgctcctggtcgtcttgttcctcccggatttgaggcgagcaccatctttgcagtgtagttgtccggcattcttgcaacatgccctgcccatcgtatccgtctagctttagccaccgtctggatactgggttcgccatagagcagtgcgagttcatagttcatcctccgcctccatactccgttctcctgtacgccggcgaagatcgttcttagcactcgtcgttcgaaaactccgagcacccgcaggtcctcctcgagcattgtccatgtttcatgcccgtagagaacaaccggtccaataagcatcttgtacagggtgcactttgtacggggtctgctcgaccgcaattgcttgtggagcccatagtaagcacgacttccgctgataatatgccTCCGAATTTCACGGCTGGCATCATTGTTCGCCGTTACcaatgagccaaggtagacaaattcatcgactacctcaaactcatcgccgtcgatcaatatactgcccaagcggtttcgttcggcctcggttccgctggccagcatgtactttgttttagatatatttacctttaacccaatcttttctgctttgcgctttagtctggtgtactgttcagccaccgccacagatgttctgccgataatatccatgtcatcggcaaagcagacgaattgattagatttgttgaatatcgtgccccgcgtgttgatatccgctcggttcataacaccttgtagcgctatgttgaacagcaggcatgaaagaccatcaccttgacgaagccctctgtgtgattcgaatgaacttgacaatactcccgaaatccgaacacagcactgtgtaccgtcGTAggtttaatcagtttgatgagcttcctggggaagctgttctcgtacatgattttccatagctctttccggtcgatggtatcatatgcggcttagaagccaacgaataaatgatgcgtgggaactctgtattcacggccctttttagaggatttgccgcattgtaaatatttgatccgttgtagaccgaccttcgacgaagccggcttgataagttctcacaaatctgttcgcaattggtgatagacgacggaaaatgatttgggacagcactttataggcgccattgagaacggtgatcgctcgatagttctcacagtccaacttgtcgccctttttatagatcgggcagataaccccatctttccactcctcctgtAGCTGTTCTGTATCCTAAATTCTAGCAATtggtcggtgcagacaaacgacCAGCCAGCGTAGTACTACGGCAATAAATATACTATTGTTCGAAATCTTTTATAaacgcaaattttttttcatgaacacactgaaggcatcattttttcgtcatttaaagcatgtatgtggaaactgactgatatttaagcatacttttggaagtgaaatatattgtgttgccaaaaacggatacttttgttgcctaAATGGAGGCATGtgaaaatcgaaccatgccaaattcgaaatcccactgtagtaaCCATTCTTAATTTTGATTTACTCCACTTTGGAAGCTGTTACCAAATATAATTTAAATACCTATGACTAATGTTTGAACAAACCTGATTCGCGTCTAGCTGAATACAGTCCTACCTGCATCTGATCTTTGCGTTTCCGGTATTGAACTGTCACTTATGTCCTATAATGTGAGGAACCACAGCTAAGCTTGCCGCCCCGGTTATTTTGATCGTGGGGCACTGGTGGTCACAAATATAAAAGATAGAGCAAAACTtgattcagcaatattgtagataataagtagttctataaatgtcccGAACACAACTCTTTCAAATTTTGCGGCGAACGCACTCTCTTAGAttactactggactatggtagttaggctgtttattcgccgtggatcggctctccagcggttttgtagctcaagtac harbors:
- the LOC128743811 gene encoding serine-rich adhesin for platelets-like; translated protein: MNHSHREEEYQDFLGCFKAQVDPNDPLPLFVPIYNFTEHEISGEIIHWIQQYLMQMNCPQHLLVPLVNEVLLETKKSCKKLPKLYGFDGCVFNPLKLSTMVISHANAICESLSDNAKLNEFLSKSSASVLDRTPLYYVKAIKNTRRKMEDKYKCISDFNGMFKSFDPQPTSYYGVFDGHGGHDAAIYTAAHLCYNIANSPKYPSDIPEAMKEAFMKTDDAFIDKSEKHGLSSGTTAIVCIYRAIEKRLFVGWVGDSQALLVCEGKVCQIVHIPSVESECTRIEQNGGVVINWNGSYRVNGVLAVSRAIGDAPYKPYVSSDPDTSCIDLNGKEDFLIIASDGLWESLTEDSIALLVYRNIADNQGCADFVADELIERAKKGTTDNITVVIVFFKDPKLIAKATWLSEMEAACDKNSTNSVFENEAKLSSIAITHESHDEQQVSPIKSELDHQFHGDLGPETDVDGQDDFNSTDTSNNFQPKNVCDINLSNSVKAVSLEHKIIQHLSEQNKDFLASSHPFNNDTFDEYHDKIHQESNDNESDHIGEQAVDNKIIDALESLEMAKEEKEKDQIENVTHDLVDTFTIPEKMDYFHEKQCTTLDSETVEEQQNHQPLNIFEISANREIHSNTDYTQFSSVAGETCIAEESDDEEEEEEEEWNYIEGDKKPMEHSEDSAKEKTDDTNQNCAQLINEEASAEEIIEQSTPEADSTVDILTSMNEEILLSVEKQSETKYSENQETLESSQDLLTQDSGELIDIGPVIDPELVKKFDHEKQDCRDEHRNSPPNCVAEPSLVSFEETEVYATEQEPHTLVTELEPTDNNKIKRPDNLAMEMASKLNPEAKEFVPVCSPSRSDPASPISNVPPVLQNPYLMLSNDEVIAQSPKKDINVMDNIDVPAEDDFQQEMNNRPHEFENTTEYTNGNDEAFRSHSPASDPSYQEINLKEAMQCDEKLDGEYSDEKQVLTEEIVSEIPIERNLFTSFSKESDAMNTSFYEGRDKPMLTSSDELNKVHLLPDDDPLDQCNVDETKICLLENEVNMKAQNFSSNENKANESEKVDAPTILAVASQVVSDVTALVDQMQIDTLTNRLDSDLQTITLLDSSNEVQPTDNSGNLSIEIREDDDGDTLVNIDNQRDAKQLEHISETIVDIETVLPTPVEIDLISPTSKSEEFVILEVESNKQIDTKQETIDTSLPLVRTPVLPEVEQLAVQDYASSNILENPVVEDIIESETCKTSFTEKVDLKNTVLGTAIADEVTNSLSVGDLPVSEINTDPNQLKLAVNGNSNETTVPVKTAKSVSTTKTMVAKPSTKVPPPHNADKKGTTVSSKPNAEPNKLVSTAKKTVRKTTVATAQTTTTSGTKQPHTAYKSSTAAVTRSNITNKPVTEKKTSGVMKKPATATVANNDDPKSTVSTKKVPATTLKSVSTKSTSTSGIINTRPSSTATKTVAPTKSVASTTVRPTSSPSGKTSTVSTSSAGKPRTIPNKTTGKVTSTSTTTTATANKSSSSIQATASKHTVTSKISSITSRTNPATNRAPVATSRLSTTTNRASTTTNRPLSTIKTSDATVGSQRKSSTTPSKKPISSPALKTTSSKCSNSNKTMHVSKITSENCLETNPPENDTKNQLDFDKQLKNDCNQLITKNGIDSQMIVIDSAAD